A stretch of Flavobacteriales bacterium DNA encodes these proteins:
- a CDS encoding T9SS type A sorting domain-containing protein yields the protein MNGGVMSMNLLPDGRIIIAGEFTEYDNEPRNGIARLNSDGTLDEGFDPGSGASSEIVSSVAVGDGVVIGVYFTSFDGVGRNRIARLRNSVVGVNDLEGNSNPLLFPNPSAGRFILRSTEHGGELAVRVHDMLGQEVAVYQYRGGELVMELGHLPSASYVVQWIGNNRNGCIPIIVAH from the coding sequence GTGAATGGCGGAGTGATGTCGATGAATCTCCTGCCTGATGGTCGCATCATCATTGCAGGTGAATTCACCGAATACGACAACGAGCCCAGGAACGGCATTGCGCGATTGAACAGTGACGGCACGCTGGACGAAGGGTTCGATCCTGGCTCCGGCGCGTCGTCGGAGATTGTCTCTTCGGTCGCCGTTGGGGATGGCGTGGTGATTGGTGTGTACTTCACGAGCTTCGATGGTGTTGGTAGGAATCGCATAGCTCGATTAAGGAATAGTGTTGTGGGAGTAAACGATCTTGAGGGCAATTCGAATCCGCTCCTCTTCCCGAACCCGAGCGCCGGCCGCTTCATCCTCCGGAGCACAGAGCATGGCGGGGAACTCGCTGTGCGGGTGCATGACATGCTTGGCCAGGAAGTAGCGGTGTACCAATACCGTGGTGGTGAGCTTGTCATGGAACTGGGTCACCTCCCTTCCGCCAGCTATGTGGTCCAGTGGATCGGCAACAACCGGAATGGCTGCATCCCAATCATAGTGGCGCACTAG